A genomic stretch from Microtus pennsylvanicus isolate mMicPen1 chromosome 11, mMicPen1.hap1, whole genome shotgun sequence includes:
- the Med7 gene encoding mediator of RNA polymerase II transcription subunit 7: MGEPQQVSALPPPPMQYIKEYTDENIQEGLAPKPPPPIKDSYMMFGNQFQCDDLIIRPLESQGIERLHPMQFDHKKELRKLNMSILINFLDLLDILIRSPGSIKREEKLEDLKLLFVHVHHLINEYRPHQARETLRVMMEVQKRQRLETAERFQKHLERVIEMIQNCLASLPDDLPHSEAGMRVKTEPMDTDDGSNCTGQNEQQRENSGHRRDQIIEKDAALCVLVDEMNERP; encoded by the coding sequence ATGGGTGAGCCACAGCAAGTGAGTGCGCTTCCACCACCGCCAATGCAGTACATCAAGGAATACACAGATGAAAATATTCAGGAAGGCTTAGCTCCCAAGCCTCCCCCTCCGATTAAAGACAGTTACATGATGTTTGGCAACCAGTTCCAATGTGATGATCTCATCATTCGCCCTTTGGAAAGTCAGGGCATCGAACGGCTTCATCCTATGCAGTTTGATCACAAGAAAGAACTGAGAAAACTCAATATGTCTATACTGATTAATTTCTTGGACCTTTTAGATATCTTAATAAGGAGCCCTGGGAGTATAAAACGAGAAGAGAAACTAGAAGATCTTAAGCTGCTTTTTGTCCATGTGCACCATCTTATAAATGAGTATCGACCCCACCAAGCGAGAGAGACTTTGAGAGTCATGATGGAGGTCCAGAAACGGCAACGTCTGGAAACAGCGGAGAGGTTTCAGAAACACCTGGAACGAGTAATTGAAATGATTCAAAATTGCCTTGCTTCTTTGCCTGATGATTTGCCCCATTCAGAAGCAGGGATGAGAGTTAAAACTGAGCCCATGGATACTGATGATGGCAGCAATTGTACTGGACAGAATGAACAACAAAGAGAGAATTCAGGTCACAGGAGGGACCAGATTATAGAAAAAGATGCTGCCTTGTGTGTCCTAGTTGATGAAATGAATGAAAGACCATGa